A single region of the Thermotoga profunda AZM34c06 genome encodes:
- a CDS encoding NADH-dependent [FeFe] hydrogenase, group A6, with the protein MANVLIEINGKKYEVPSNVSIVEACNIAGVYVPTLCNHPRLEPTGACRVCVVEVEGARNLQPACATKVQDGMKIKTKTDRVQKAVKFNLSLLLSRHPKDCMTCESNGRCEFQDLIYRYEVKDLFPAEEKVSAVYDDSSPAIVRDLEKCVVCGRCVRACSELQGMDIYSMVERGFETLPQTAFEMPVYETECISCGQCSAFCPVGAITENSNVRRVLEELERHDKVLVVQTAPATRVAIGEEFGLEPGSISTGKMVAALRRLGFDYVFDTNFAADLTIMEEGSEFLERLKNGGPFPMFTSCCPAWINMAEKIYPQFLKNLSSCKSPHQMLGPLVKTYFAKKKGIDPEKILVVSIMPCTAKKDDITRPQHKIEDMPGVDIVLTTRELGKLIKIKKIPYASLPDEEYDNPLGESTGAAAIFGVTGGVMEAALRTAYELGLGKPLPKVEFTSVRGFEGIKEATIDFDGKKLKVAVAHGGANVRKLLDKIVAGEAYYDFIEIMACPTGCIGGGGQPKSLDKNVLVKRMEAIYTIDERSTIRKSHENPSIKKLYEEFLEHPLSHVSHELLHTTYVDRSKKTKTYNHAMA; encoded by the coding sequence GTGGCTAATGTGCTTATAGAGATTAACGGGAAAAAGTATGAAGTTCCTTCAAATGTTTCGATCGTAGAAGCCTGTAACATCGCCGGAGTCTATGTACCCACTCTCTGTAACCACCCAAGACTTGAGCCAACTGGCGCTTGTCGTGTATGCGTTGTGGAAGTGGAAGGCGCGAGGAATCTTCAACCTGCCTGTGCTACGAAGGTTCAAGATGGTATGAAAATCAAAACCAAAACCGACAGAGTTCAAAAAGCTGTGAAATTCAACCTTTCATTATTACTTTCAAGACATCCCAAAGATTGTATGACCTGCGAATCAAATGGACGTTGTGAATTTCAAGATCTCATCTATCGTTACGAAGTCAAGGACTTATTCCCAGCCGAAGAAAAGGTCAGTGCTGTCTATGATGACAGCTCTCCTGCAATAGTCAGAGATCTTGAAAAATGTGTCGTATGCGGCAGATGCGTTAGGGCCTGTTCAGAACTCCAAGGAATGGATATTTATTCAATGGTTGAAAGAGGCTTTGAAACACTTCCTCAAACTGCCTTTGAAATGCCCGTTTATGAGACCGAATGTATCAGTTGTGGACAATGCTCGGCTTTCTGTCCAGTCGGTGCAATCACGGAAAACAGCAATGTTAGAAGGGTCCTTGAAGAACTCGAAAGACATGACAAGGTACTTGTAGTTCAGACGGCACCAGCGACAAGAGTTGCTATAGGTGAAGAATTTGGGCTTGAACCGGGTAGTATTTCAACGGGAAAGATGGTCGCAGCATTGAGAAGACTGGGTTTTGATTATGTCTTTGACACCAATTTTGCTGCTGACCTCACAATCATGGAGGAAGGCTCTGAGTTTCTTGAAAGACTCAAGAATGGTGGACCATTCCCGATGTTCACCTCTTGCTGTCCAGCGTGGATAAACATGGCTGAAAAAATCTACCCACAGTTTTTAAAGAATCTTTCCTCTTGTAAATCACCACACCAGATGTTAGGACCACTTGTAAAAACATATTTTGCAAAGAAAAAGGGAATCGATCCAGAAAAGATATTGGTCGTCTCCATCATGCCATGTACAGCAAAGAAAGACGATATAACACGGCCACAACACAAAATCGAAGATATGCCTGGCGTAGACATAGTCTTGACAACAAGAGAACTTGGAAAACTCATAAAGATCAAAAAGATTCCTTATGCATCTTTGCCTGATGAAGAGTATGACAACCCACTTGGTGAATCAACGGGTGCTGCTGCGATCTTTGGCGTCACCGGTGGTGTGATGGAAGCTGCTCTCAGAACTGCTTACGAACTTGGTCTTGGTAAACCTTTGCCAAAGGTTGAATTCACAAGTGTCCGTGGCTTTGAAGGTATCAAAGAAGCAACAATAGATTTTGATGGCAAGAAATTGAAGGTAGCAGTGGCTCATGGAGGTGCGAATGTTCGAAAGTTACTCGACAAGATCGTGGCAGGCGAAGCTTACTATGACTTTATAGAAATAATGGCGTGTCCAACTGGTTGTATAGGTGGTGGAGGCCAACCAAAGAGTCTCGATAAGAACGTGCTTGTAAAAAGGATGGAAGCTATATACACGATAGATGAAAGAAGTACCATAAGAAAATCCCATGAGAATCCATCGATTAAAAAGCTTTACGAGGAATTTCTCGAGCATCCATTGAGTCATGTTTCACATGAATTATTACATACAACGTACGTTGACAGATCAAAAAAGACCAAAACTTATAATCACGCAATGGCATAA
- a CDS encoding ABC transporter substrate-binding protein: protein MKKVFVFILIVFAVFSLAKTKIQFWHAMGGWRIEVIQNMVNEFMKLNPDIEVEVQYVGSYEEILAKTVASVQAGTPPHVVQLNEISTQKMVDSGVIVPVQDLVDKDPSFDVGLFLPQVLNYYKVGGKLYSMPWNSSTPLLYYNKNLFKEVGLDPNNPPRTYSELITACRKLIKKDEKGNIVRTGITWPLYSWFFEEYMALQNQPLVDNNNGRTAKATKVVFNNQAGLNFMNLWNTLTKEGLMINTKRADWTAARQLFISQTVGMLISSTSDVALLMTESVKQGFELGTAFLPVPDDAPRGGVIIGGGSLWIIKQKNQAEIEAAWKLVKYLAEPGPQIMWHQATGYFPIRVDAIQKLQVQGYYKDNPHHLTAILQLLTSVQNYNTNGAIIGAFPEVRDAIETAVEKMISGTLTPKQALDEAEKNANKAIKEYF, encoded by the coding sequence GTGAAAAAGGTTTTTGTATTTATTCTGATTGTTTTTGCTGTCTTTTCACTTGCAAAAACCAAAATCCAGTTCTGGCATGCAATGGGTGGTTGGCGCATTGAAGTCATTCAAAATATGGTGAATGAATTCATGAAACTGAATCCAGATATCGAAGTCGAAGTACAGTATGTAGGAAGTTATGAAGAAATACTTGCGAAAACCGTTGCATCAGTTCAAGCAGGTACACCACCACATGTTGTTCAACTCAACGAAATAAGTACACAGAAGATGGTTGACAGCGGTGTTATTGTACCAGTACAAGATTTGGTTGACAAAGATCCATCATTTGATGTCGGTTTGTTCCTTCCACAGGTTTTGAATTACTACAAAGTTGGTGGAAAGCTTTATTCAATGCCGTGGAATAGCTCTACTCCACTGCTTTATTACAACAAAAACCTTTTTAAGGAAGTTGGATTGGACCCAAATAACCCCCCACGCACATACAGTGAATTAATCACAGCATGTAGAAAACTCATCAAAAAAGATGAAAAAGGCAATATCGTTAGAACTGGAATCACCTGGCCACTCTATTCTTGGTTCTTCGAAGAGTACATGGCTCTACAAAACCAGCCGCTGGTGGATAACAACAACGGAAGAACTGCAAAGGCGACAAAGGTGGTTTTCAACAATCAAGCTGGTCTCAACTTCATGAATCTGTGGAATACCTTGACAAAAGAAGGATTGATGATCAATACCAAGCGTGCTGACTGGACGGCTGCGCGGCAATTGTTCATCTCCCAGACGGTTGGTATGCTCATTTCATCGACATCAGATGTCGCACTTCTTATGACAGAATCTGTAAAACAAGGTTTTGAACTTGGTACAGCCTTCTTACCAGTCCCCGATGATGCACCGCGTGGTGGAGTGATTATCGGTGGTGGAAGTCTGTGGATCATAAAACAGAAAAATCAAGCAGAAATAGAAGCGGCATGGAAACTCGTGAAATATCTTGCTGAACCAGGACCTCAAATTATGTGGCATCAAGCAACAGGTTATTTCCCGATAAGGGTTGATGCAATACAAAAATTACAAGTTCAAGGATACTACAAAGACAACCCACACCATCTAACCGCCATCTTACAACTTTTGACAAGTGTGCAAAATTACAACACAAACGGAGCTATTATCGGCGCATTCCCTGAGGTAAGAGATGCAATTGAAACAGCTGTAGAGAAAATGATCTCCGGAACTTTAACTCCAAAGCAGGCACTTGACGAAGCAGAAAAGA